One window from the genome of Streptococcus salivarius encodes:
- the msrB gene encoding peptide-methionine (R)-S-oxide reductase MsrB, with translation MSNPNNHTIYLAGGCFWGVEEYFSRVPGVLDAVSGYANGRSETTRYELIGQTGHAETVQVTYDTNKVSLREILLHFFRIINPLSKNKQGNDMGTQYRTGVYYTDENDLPIIEQVFQEMTEQYGQPLAVELLPLKHFIPAEDYHQDYLKKNPNGYCHINVNQAVNPIIDSSTYHKPSQEELKGSLSPEAYAVTQENGTERAFTSPLWNQFEPGIYVDVVTGEPLFSSKDKFDSACGWPSFSRPISPEVANYKEDHSHNMDRIEVRSRVGDSHLGHVFPDGPSDKGGLRYCINGVATRFVPKADMEKEGYAYLLDQVD, from the coding sequence ATGTCAAATCCTAATAATCATACTATTTATCTTGCTGGTGGCTGTTTCTGGGGCGTGGAGGAATACTTTTCACGTGTTCCTGGTGTGCTTGATGCGGTTTCGGGTTATGCTAATGGGCGTAGTGAGACGACTCGCTATGAACTTATTGGTCAGACGGGCCACGCTGAAACTGTTCAAGTGACCTACGATACGAACAAGGTGTCATTGCGAGAGATTTTGCTACATTTCTTCCGTATTATCAATCCCCTTAGTAAAAATAAGCAAGGCAATGATATGGGAACTCAGTACCGTACGGGTGTTTACTATACCGATGAAAATGACTTGCCAATTATCGAGCAAGTTTTCCAAGAAATGACTGAGCAATACGGTCAGCCTTTGGCAGTTGAATTGTTGCCTCTGAAGCACTTTATTCCTGCCGAGGATTACCATCAAGATTATCTCAAGAAGAATCCTAATGGCTATTGCCATATTAATGTTAATCAAGCCGTTAATCCTATTATTGATTCAAGTACTTATCACAAGCCAAGTCAGGAGGAGCTTAAGGGAAGTTTGAGTCCAGAAGCCTATGCTGTGACCCAGGAAAATGGAACGGAACGGGCCTTTACAAGTCCTCTTTGGAATCAATTTGAGCCTGGAATTTACGTTGACGTGGTGACTGGCGAGCCACTCTTTTCATCCAAGGATAAGTTTGATTCAGCCTGTGGCTGGCCGAGTTTCTCTCGCCCCATTAGTCCTGAGGTAGCCAACTACAAGGAAGATCATTCTCACAATATGGATCGTATTGAGGTCCGTAGTCGTGTGGGTGATTCTCATCTTGGCCATGTCTTCCCAGATGGTCCAAGTGACAAGGGCGGGTTACGCTATTGTATCAATGGCGTAGCGACACGATTTGTGCCTAAAGCCGATATGGAAAAAGAAGGTTACGCCTACTTACTTGACCAAGTAGACTGA
- a CDS encoding HNH endonuclease produces MEGKNLEAVKNTADNFKSILPKDKLSGQDIENFTKSLFKINDNNFEKQFIPSTNGNWTGEPGNSKWIPDPNYVPQNTQTNPEQKTIKEIFQPYGIDGITFKNFEPDFTPIAKESFKIKNFSEKRNKNFKQGDLQLAIKMGVSPEEAKAYRKEHRLTYHERSDMKTLDLVPIDAHGAIPHKGGIAKCKELNEKKGNES; encoded by the coding sequence ATGGAAGGAAAAAATCTTGAAGCTGTAAAAAATACTGCCGATAATTTTAAAAGTATTCTCCCAAAGGATAAATTGTCTGGACAAGACATTGAAAATTTTACAAAATCACTTTTTAAAATAAATGACAATAATTTTGAAAAGCAATTTATTCCTAGCACAAATGGTAACTGGACTGGTGAGCCTGGAAATTCGAAATGGATTCCTGATCCAAACTATGTTCCGCAGAATACACAAACGAATCCAGAACAGAAAACGATTAAGGAAATATTTCAACCATATGGTATTGATGGAATTACCTTTAAAAATTTTGAACCAGATTTTACACCTATAGCTAAAGAAAGCTTTAAAATAAAAAACTTTTCAGAAAAAAGGAATAAAAATTTTAAACAAGGTGATTTACAATTAGCTATCAAAATGGGAGTCAGTCCCGAAGAGGCAAAAGCTTATAGAAAAGAACATAGGCTTACCTATCATGAAAGAAGTGACATGAAAACCTTAGATCTGGTACCTATAGATGCCCACGGTGCAATTCCACATAAAGGTGGAATCGCTAAATGTAAAGAATTAAATGAAAAGAAAGGTAATGAATCATGA
- a CDS encoding ATP-binding protein gives MGIKNIINKAGAKAADKVAKLSALSPEQLKQVEEQREKYLADQPNISDEELTNRLLASCGVEIFNSYLEQIKELYVPIENKVEFGTDFQESYNIRYFNITKWVVDKKENSLEKLVNVYEVLSNEDCNIALVFNRTETNTEVFLAVVNTKNDSDNVNVENYRKRLLEAIKGNFPGSTVQNEKGIGRIPCLANSKPYSVATVSNLPTAKSEKFISQTIEKLIDGIIPSEPSENYTLILLASPIQDIENRKLRLSELFSALAPYEKWQTNYTFTASDATTSMATFGVNVGASAGIQHGKNQSVNQSAGDTQTSGQSQTDSSGQTDGTNTSHTDGTNKGSSHTTGGSLEGTPFGVGATVDYHYSKNHGTSTADSIGQSTTKTVSRALAKTASRALSQTVGQTLGSSSGVNLGSNIGANFARASNVTATIGKNEGITQSFTNHNISHALKVLEEQMKRFEKGTAMGMWEFAAYVLSEDQNIANNVAHTYLALTQGEESFMSQSSVNLWRGDLGESSGDAEEIVAYLRELRHPLFGLNPNLLLADSTFNVYPSIVTPTVPLTGQELAFSLNFPRKSIPGLPILECAEFGRNIAKFDEEDVTNKMLHLGDIFHMYHKEDVPVNLRQNSLASHVFVTGSTGSGKSNTIYQLLNEGRKNGLKFLVVEPAKGEYKHVFGNHDDVSVYGTNPQLTPLLRLNPFSFPKEIHILEHLDRLVEIFNVCWPMYAAMPAVLKKAVEQSYQDCGWNLLESTNPYGRLYPNFNDIADNIKTIIDSSEYDDENKGAYKGALLTRIESLTNGINGLIFSNDELTNEHLFDSNVIVDLSRVGSTETKSLLMGILVLKLQEYRMTSGDMNAELKHITVLEEAHNLLKCTSTEQMAESANLLGKSVEMLANAIAEMRTYGEGFIIADQAPGLMDLSVIRNTNTKIIMRLPDFSDRDLVGKSANLNDDQIIELAKLPKGVAAVYQNEWIQPVLCKVEKVEHESNTFQNTFVGSATPKSFKANNVKSVILDYLITNWMTKGKHVDYSSVSELILNSNISSKIKRLLMEVNDSSGDVNLKSLRELVYELLDANRAIEKSKDEDDIHDWVDTVVHNFQLPIESYPKETINIILALVIEEHQFRDSSYENLFKRFVEVQTKEGGVY, from the coding sequence ATGGGAATAAAAAACATTATTAATAAGGCAGGAGCTAAGGCTGCAGACAAGGTTGCGAAACTTTCAGCTTTGAGCCCAGAGCAACTTAAACAAGTTGAGGAGCAAAGAGAGAAATATCTAGCTGATCAACCTAATATTAGTGATGAGGAATTAACGAATCGCTTATTAGCTTCATGTGGAGTAGAGATTTTCAATTCGTATTTGGAACAGATAAAAGAACTCTATGTTCCTATCGAAAATAAGGTAGAATTTGGTACAGACTTTCAGGAATCATATAATATCAGGTATTTCAATATCACAAAATGGGTCGTTGACAAAAAAGAAAATAGTTTAGAAAAACTAGTTAATGTCTATGAAGTACTTTCTAACGAAGACTGTAATATTGCTCTCGTCTTCAATCGAACTGAGACCAATACAGAAGTTTTTCTGGCTGTAGTAAATACTAAGAATGATTCTGATAATGTCAATGTCGAAAATTATCGCAAGCGATTGTTAGAAGCCATTAAAGGTAACTTTCCTGGATCTACAGTCCAGAATGAAAAGGGAATTGGTAGGATTCCTTGTCTAGCAAACTCTAAGCCTTATTCGGTGGCAACGGTGTCTAATTTACCAACTGCCAAATCTGAAAAATTTATCAGTCAAACCATTGAAAAATTGATAGATGGCATCATTCCGTCAGAACCATCCGAAAACTATACCTTAATCCTTTTAGCAAGTCCTATTCAGGATATAGAAAATAGAAAGTTACGTTTATCTGAGCTATTTTCAGCCTTAGCGCCTTATGAAAAATGGCAAACCAACTATACTTTCACAGCTTCAGATGCAACGACCTCCATGGCTACTTTTGGAGTCAATGTTGGAGCCAGTGCTGGTATCCAACATGGTAAGAATCAATCAGTTAACCAATCTGCTGGTGATACGCAAACTAGTGGTCAATCTCAAACGGATTCGTCTGGACAAACGGATGGTACCAATACATCTCATACAGATGGAACAAATAAAGGATCATCACATACTACTGGTGGCAGTCTTGAAGGGACGCCATTTGGAGTGGGAGCAACTGTTGACTATCATTACTCTAAAAATCATGGAACAAGTACTGCAGACTCTATTGGTCAATCGACTACAAAAACTGTTAGCCGTGCCCTCGCTAAAACCGCTAGTCGTGCCTTATCTCAAACGGTTGGACAAACCTTGGGCTCTTCAAGTGGTGTTAACTTAGGTTCTAATATCGGTGCTAATTTTGCGCGTGCCTCAAATGTGACTGCTACTATTGGTAAGAACGAGGGCATTACCCAGTCCTTTACCAATCATAATATTTCCCACGCCCTTAAGGTCCTTGAAGAACAGATGAAACGTTTTGAAAAAGGAACAGCTATGGGTATGTGGGAGTTCGCTGCCTATGTACTCAGTGAAGACCAGAATATTGCGAATAATGTTGCTCATACATACTTAGCCTTGACCCAAGGAGAAGAGTCATTTATGAGTCAGTCTTCAGTTAATTTATGGAGAGGAGATTTGGGTGAGAGCAGTGGTGATGCAGAAGAAATAGTTGCTTATCTAAGAGAATTACGCCATCCCTTATTTGGACTGAATCCTAATCTGCTATTAGCTGATTCAACCTTTAATGTCTATCCATCTATTGTGACTCCAACAGTACCTCTTACTGGTCAAGAATTGGCCTTTTCATTGAACTTCCCTAGAAAATCTATTCCAGGACTACCGATTTTAGAGTGTGCAGAGTTCGGACGAAATATTGCTAAATTTGATGAAGAAGATGTTACTAATAAGATGCTTCATTTAGGAGATATTTTCCATATGTATCATAAGGAAGATGTACCTGTTAACCTTAGACAAAACTCTTTGGCTTCGCATGTTTTTGTAACAGGAAGTACGGGTTCTGGTAAGAGTAATACGATTTATCAACTCCTCAATGAAGGTAGAAAGAATGGCTTGAAATTCCTAGTTGTTGAACCTGCAAAAGGAGAATATAAGCATGTCTTTGGTAATCACGACGATGTTTCAGTTTATGGAACGAATCCTCAGTTAACACCTTTGTTGAGGTTGAATCCTTTTAGTTTCCCTAAAGAAATTCATATCTTAGAGCATCTAGATAGGCTAGTCGAAATTTTCAATGTGTGCTGGCCGATGTATGCGGCTATGCCAGCGGTTTTAAAAAAAGCTGTAGAACAATCTTATCAGGATTGTGGATGGAATCTCCTTGAATCAACCAACCCTTATGGTAGACTGTATCCAAATTTCAATGATATAGCAGATAATATTAAGACGATAATTGATTCCAGTGAATATGATGATGAGAATAAAGGTGCTTACAAGGGAGCTTTATTAACTCGAATCGAATCTCTGACAAATGGAATTAATGGCCTAATCTTTTCAAATGATGAACTCACCAATGAGCATCTATTTGATTCAAATGTCATCGTTGACCTCAGTAGAGTTGGTTCCACTGAGACTAAATCTTTGCTAATGGGGATTTTGGTTTTGAAATTGCAAGAGTATCGCATGACTAGTGGAGATATGAATGCCGAATTAAAACACATCACTGTGCTTGAAGAAGCTCATAACCTTCTAAAATGCACATCAACAGAACAAATGGCTGAATCAGCTAATCTCTTAGGTAAAAGTGTGGAGATGTTGGCAAATGCCATTGCTGAAATGCGAACATATGGAGAAGGATTTATTATTGCTGATCAAGCTCCAGGTTTAATGGATTTGTCAGTTATCCGAAATACCAATACTAAGATTATCATGCGATTACCTGATTTTTCAGATCGTGATTTAGTAGGGAAGTCAGCTAATCTAAATGATGACCAAATCATAGAACTAGCCAAATTACCAAAGGGTGTTGCAGCAGTCTATCAAAATGAATGGATTCAACCAGTTTTATGTAAGGTTGAAAAAGTTGAGCATGAGTCTAATACATTTCAGAATACGTTTGTAGGAAGTGCTACGCCTAAAAGTTTCAAAGCCAACAATGTCAAATCGGTTATTTTAGATTATCTTATAACAAATTGGATGACCAAAGGTAAGCATGTAGATTATTCTAGTGTAAGTGAATTGATATTAAATTCAAATATCAGCTCAAAGATTAAAAGGCTTCTTATGGAAGTCAATGATTCTAGCGGAGACGTTAATTTGAAGAGTTTGAGAGAACTTGTGTATGAATTGCTAGATGCCAATAGGGCAATCGAGAAATCAAAGGATGAAGACGATATTCATGATTGGGTTGACACTGTTGTACATAACTTCCAACTACCTATCGAATCTTACCCTAAAGAAACGATTAATATCATCTTGGCATTGGTAATTGAAGAACATCAGTTTCGAGATTCCTCTTACGAAAATCTATTTAAACGTTTTGTAGAAGTTCAAACAAAAGAAGGGGGCGTATACTAA
- a CDS encoding dynamin family protein, with protein MNKIKVVSNPYEKTVTFSRYDLSSDNWVTINSDNNSNSKLVSAVFQRGFFPFKVYDILKEIENEYSIPDEKLELIFEGPNDEKQQLEEALKDERFSNIILSSSTNYLENARDVLPEINRIFRNLEPLIIKNIGESNKEIEAQLKRFSDASGDTVPICVLGTYSAGKSTFINALIGQELLPSAEIPVTAKIYKVTASPYEDRAKISFIFKDDRVVLTFHDDQVFYDGLNETDAFGKEINEILNDSFDSIISKLRAVLEVINDFADEGVGDLIEILVPFSKGILGDVGSKITIFDTPGSNSSTNSKHSEVLANAMAGMSNGLPVFVTDSSSLDSTDNSNLKEKLISVEGLDERFTMIVVNKAEAADLSLTNFKRDSFRNKIMNQAVPRELYAQGIYYVSSILGLGAKLNGHLEGEFYSEQFDTYREKYSNPETKYYKKLYEFDILPRQMSSTVRATAEKSSDLIYANSGLLTIEDSIKTFVDRYSHYDKCQQAKALLDKLLLRTNAVITEKNEDLRIREAELEANLDGQKSVIVERLKSISLSQKNDLLIKYPKEMKIFQEQLMKHIEKDDVLDRYNEIHKEILSLNPTLNLTEHQQIDISNLKLGNISNEFSNYLSVTRENKTKKINLENLASAQTVDYFRNKFVEELYFSRVDFERISSSFWSNHASEIKSHFERIISGDMGLEPEKRQKLSQLILSYEEVDFTQLNLEKFSKEELSYVFRLGDFTLKSSKVNASGLKKTYNDLFKSKMTEFAGSICSEHEKAFKIWLVNLTSIIVQNIIEFSPELSALNTKIQRTRNEVASLEEQQQQIENYTNQIKQMITWK; from the coding sequence ATGAATAAAATTAAAGTAGTAAGTAATCCTTACGAAAAGACAGTAACTTTCAGTCGCTACGACTTATCTAGTGATAATTGGGTGACAATAAATAGTGATAATAACTCAAATAGCAAGCTAGTTTCAGCCGTTTTTCAACGTGGCTTTTTTCCCTTTAAGGTATATGATATTTTAAAAGAAATTGAAAATGAATATTCTATTCCTGATGAAAAACTAGAATTAATTTTTGAAGGGCCTAATGATGAGAAGCAACAGTTAGAAGAGGCTTTAAAAGATGAGCGGTTTTCAAATATTATTTTGTCATCATCAACAAACTATTTAGAGAATGCACGTGATGTTCTGCCAGAAATTAATCGTATTTTTAGAAATCTTGAGCCACTGATTATAAAGAATATTGGTGAGAGCAACAAGGAAATTGAAGCACAGTTAAAACGCTTTTCGGATGCTTCGGGAGATACAGTTCCTATCTGTGTGCTCGGAACTTATAGTGCAGGAAAGTCGACCTTTATTAATGCCTTGATTGGACAGGAATTACTTCCAAGTGCTGAGATTCCTGTGACTGCTAAAATTTATAAGGTCACAGCTAGTCCTTATGAAGATCGTGCTAAAATCTCTTTTATATTTAAAGATGATAGAGTTGTTCTTACTTTCCATGATGATCAAGTGTTTTATGATGGACTAAATGAGACTGATGCATTTGGTAAGGAAATAAATGAAATATTGAATGATTCTTTTGATTCAATCATTTCAAAGCTACGTGCAGTTTTAGAAGTAATCAATGATTTTGCTGACGAAGGTGTTGGAGATTTAATCGAAATACTTGTCCCATTTTCAAAAGGTATTTTAGGAGATGTAGGTTCAAAAATTACGATATTCGACACTCCAGGTTCTAATTCATCAACTAATAGTAAACATTCAGAAGTCCTAGCTAATGCCATGGCTGGTATGTCAAATGGCTTGCCAGTCTTTGTTACTGATAGTAGTTCCTTAGACAGCACTGATAATAGTAATTTAAAAGAAAAGCTTATTTCAGTAGAAGGTTTAGATGAACGGTTCACAATGATTGTGGTTAATAAGGCCGAGGCAGCAGATTTGAGCTTGACAAATTTTAAACGTGATTCATTTAGAAATAAGATTATGAATCAAGCCGTTCCTAGAGAGTTGTATGCTCAAGGCATTTATTACGTTTCATCAATTTTAGGACTTGGAGCGAAGTTAAATGGGCATTTAGAGGGAGAATTCTACTCTGAGCAATTTGATACTTATAGAGAAAAATACTCAAATCCTGAAACAAAATACTATAAGAAGTTGTATGAGTTTGACATTCTTCCAAGACAAATGTCTAGTACCGTTCGAGCAACTGCTGAAAAAAGTTCCGACCTTATTTATGCAAATAGTGGTTTATTAACCATTGAAGATTCTATTAAAACCTTTGTTGACCGCTACTCACACTATGACAAGTGTCAACAGGCAAAAGCTCTATTAGACAAACTACTATTGAGAACAAATGCAGTAATTACAGAGAAAAACGAAGATTTACGTATTAGAGAGGCAGAATTAGAGGCTAATCTTGATGGCCAAAAATCTGTCATTGTTGAAAGATTGAAATCCATTTCATTATCCCAAAAAAATGACCTTTTGATCAAGTATCCAAAGGAAATGAAAATTTTTCAAGAGCAACTCATGAAACACATTGAAAAAGATGATGTTTTAGATCGTTATAATGAAATACACAAAGAGATACTCTCATTAAATCCAACTTTAAATTTAACTGAGCATCAACAAATTGATATTAGTAATCTAAAATTAGGAAATATCAGTAATGAGTTTAGTAACTATCTCAGTGTTACACGTGAGAACAAGACAAAGAAAATCAATTTAGAGAATCTAGCTTCTGCACAAACAGTTGATTATTTTAGAAATAAATTTGTAGAAGAACTTTATTTTTCAAGGGTAGACTTTGAACGTATTTCTAGCAGTTTTTGGTCTAATCATGCTTCTGAGATAAAATCTCATTTTGAGCGTATTATTTCAGGTGATATGGGACTTGAACCAGAAAAACGTCAAAAGCTTTCTCAATTGATTTTATCTTATGAAGAGGTAGATTTTACTCAATTAAATCTTGAAAAGTTTAGTAAAGAAGAACTTAGTTATGTCTTTAGATTGGGAGACTTTACTTTGAAATCAAGTAAAGTTAACGCATCTGGCCTTAAGAAGACCTATAATGATTTATTTAAATCAAAGATGACAGAATTTGCAGGAAGTATTTGTTCGGAACACGAGAAAGCTTTTAAAATTTGGCTAGTAAATCTTACAAGTATAATTGTTCAAAATATAATTGAATTTAGTCCAGAATTGAGTGCTTTAAATACGAAAATTCAGAGAACAAGAAACGAAGTTGCAAGCTTAGAGGAGCAGCAGCAACAGATTGAAAATTATACTAACCAGATTAAACAAATGATTACTTGGAAATAG
- the brnQ gene encoding branched-chain amino acid transport system II carrier protein, whose translation MLKKGSLTALLLFGMFFGAGNLTFPPQLGFESGGHFWPAIAGFVLSGVGIAILTLVIGTLNPKGYIHEISQKISPKFALVYLAVLYLSIGPFFAIPRTAATAFSIGFSPLIGSGHTSLWLFVFTVIYFALALWIAMNPSKILDSIGRILTPIFAIMIVVVIVAGAFKYVGHNPQDASQAYQASAFGKGFLEGYNTLDALASVAFSVVAVVTLNQLGFKSKKEYISTIWVVGFVVTILFGALYLGLAFLGNHFPLQVAGLPKDANIGASVLSQATQAIFGPAAQIFLAIMVTVTCFTTTAGLIVATGEFFHKAFPKVSYKAYAIIFTLIGFAIANLGLNNIIAFSVPVLLILYPITITIVMIVIANKFVALSKPGMQVTVAVVTLIALLSVIGSQFKLAGLNALINFLPLSGASLPWLIPAILCILLSLILPDKIKSESFEME comes from the coding sequence ATGTTAAAAAAGGGAAGCCTTACAGCTTTATTGTTGTTTGGTATGTTCTTTGGAGCGGGAAACCTGACCTTTCCCCCTCAGTTAGGCTTTGAATCTGGAGGTCATTTTTGGCCAGCCATTGCCGGCTTTGTCCTATCAGGTGTTGGTATTGCCATCCTAACACTGGTTATCGGGACTTTAAATCCTAAGGGTTACATTCATGAGATTTCTCAAAAAATCTCGCCTAAGTTTGCTCTAGTCTATTTGGCAGTACTTTATCTGTCCATTGGTCCTTTCTTTGCCATTCCTAGAACGGCCGCCACCGCCTTTTCAATTGGCTTCTCTCCTTTGATTGGAAGTGGACATACTAGCCTTTGGCTCTTTGTCTTTACCGTAATCTACTTTGCTCTAGCACTTTGGATTGCCATGAATCCATCTAAAATTCTAGATAGTATTGGACGTATATTGACGCCTATCTTTGCCATCATGATTGTTGTCGTTATCGTGGCAGGAGCATTTAAATATGTTGGTCACAATCCTCAGGATGCAAGTCAAGCCTATCAGGCTTCTGCTTTTGGTAAAGGCTTCTTGGAAGGATACAACACCTTGGATGCCTTGGCTTCTGTGGCCTTCAGTGTAGTAGCAGTAGTCACACTCAACCAATTAGGCTTCAAGTCTAAAAAAGAGTATATCTCAACGATTTGGGTCGTTGGTTTCGTAGTTACTATCCTCTTTGGTGCTCTGTATTTGGGATTAGCCTTTTTGGGGAATCATTTCCCACTCCAAGTAGCGGGATTACCAAAAGATGCCAATATTGGTGCAAGTGTCTTGTCACAAGCCACACAAGCCATCTTTGGACCAGCGGCTCAGATTTTCTTAGCTATCATGGTGACAGTGACTTGCTTCACAACAACCGCAGGGCTTATTGTTGCGACTGGGGAATTCTTCCACAAGGCATTTCCGAAAGTATCTTACAAGGCTTACGCCATTATCTTTACCTTGATTGGGTTTGCGATTGCCAACTTGGGACTTAACAATATCATTGCTTTCTCAGTACCAGTGCTTTTGATTCTCTACCCAATTACTATCACGATTGTTATGATTGTGATTGCCAATAAGTTCGTGGCCTTGTCTAAACCTGGCATGCAAGTGACAGTTGCAGTAGTCACGCTGATTGCCTTGCTTAGTGTAATTGGAAGCCAGTTTAAACTTGCGGGACTCAATGCCCTCATTAACTTCCTCCCATTGTCGGGAGCATCACTGCCATGGTTGATACCAGCCATCTTGTGTATTCTTTTGTCTCTCATCTTACCTGATAAGATTAAGAGCGAAAGCTTCGAAATGGAATAA
- the manA gene encoding mannose-6-phosphate isomerase, class I, whose protein sequence is MSEPLFLQSVMQEKIWGGTHLRDVFGNDIPSDHVGEYWAISAHPNGVSTIKNGRYAGQTLDVLYAEHRELFGNRQEPVFPLLTKILDANDWLSVQVHPDDAYGLEHEGELGKTECWYIIAAEPGAEIIYGHNAKSKEELRQQIESKDWENLLTKVPVKAGDFFYVPSGTMHAIGAGIMVLETQQSSDTTYRVYDFDRKDDQGNLRELHLEKSIDVLTIGEPANSRPVTTKVDDLKSTLLVASDFFAVYKWEISGKADFEKTADYSLFSVLDGQGSLLVDDQEYPIAKGSHFILPSDVETWQIKGELELIVSHP, encoded by the coding sequence ATGTCTGAACCATTATTTTTACAATCTGTTATGCAAGAAAAAATCTGGGGCGGTACGCATTTGCGTGATGTCTTTGGCAACGACATTCCAAGCGACCATGTCGGAGAGTACTGGGCTATTTCTGCTCACCCAAATGGTGTTTCTACCATTAAGAATGGTCGTTATGCCGGTCAAACTTTAGATGTTCTTTATGCAGAGCACCGTGAGTTATTTGGCAATCGTCAAGAACCTGTCTTCCCACTTTTGACTAAGATTTTGGATGCCAATGATTGGCTTAGTGTGCAGGTCCATCCAGATGATGCTTATGGACTTGAACATGAAGGTGAGCTTGGTAAAACAGAGTGTTGGTATATCATTGCTGCTGAACCAGGTGCTGAAATTATTTATGGCCACAATGCCAAATCAAAAGAAGAACTGCGTCAGCAAATTGAAAGTAAGGATTGGGAAAATCTTTTGACTAAGGTTCCAGTTAAAGCAGGTGATTTCTTCTATGTGCCAAGTGGTACCATGCATGCTATTGGTGCAGGTATCATGGTTCTTGAAACGCAACAATCTAGTGATACGACCTACCGTGTTTATGATTTTGACCGTAAAGATGATCAAGGTAACCTGCGTGAACTCCATCTTGAAAAATCTATCGACGTGCTTACTATCGGTGAGCCAGCCAACAGTCGACCAGTCACAACAAAAGTAGATGACCTCAAATCAACGCTCTTAGTAGCAAGTGATTTCTTCGCCGTTTACAAATGGGAAATCTCAGGTAAGGCTGATTTTGAAAAGACTGCTGATTACAGTTTGTTTAGTGTACTTGACGGTCAAGGAAGCCTCTTAGTCGATGATCAAGAATACCCAATTGCAAAAGGCAGCCACTTTATTCTTCCTAGCGATGTTGAAACATGGCAAATTAAGGGAGAGCTTGAACTGATTGTCAGTCACCCATAA
- a CDS encoding DUF3290 family protein has translation MKFYSYDYVLSQISQQNWVMVAITAGLILVTGVFAFKAFKERHDTKFRELSIISILTLVAVVLIAISNFQSNQSNDNQFRASLHFIEIVSKNLDVDKSKVYVNTSTTTDGAILKVGNKYYRAISGSEPDSYLLEQIKIYKSDVELVEVKK, from the coding sequence ATGAAATTCTATTCCTACGACTATGTGCTAAGTCAGATTAGCCAACAAAACTGGGTTATGGTTGCCATTACTGCAGGACTTATTTTAGTGACCGGCGTATTTGCTTTTAAGGCCTTCAAAGAACGCCATGATACTAAGTTTCGTGAACTCTCTATTATTTCTATTTTAACCTTAGTTGCCGTGGTTCTAATTGCTATCAGTAATTTCCAAAGCAATCAATCAAACGATAACCAATTTAGAGCATCTCTTCACTTTATCGAGATTGTGTCTAAAAATCTCGACGTTGATAAGAGTAAAGTTTATGTCAATACTTCTACTACTACAGATGGTGCTATCCTCAAAGTTGGAAACAAATACTATCGTGCCATCTCAGGTTCAGAACCTGACAGCTACTTGCTAGAACAAATAAAAATTTACAAGTCTGATGTTGAACTCGTGGAGGTTAAAAAATGA
- a CDS encoding DUF421 domain-containing protein, with the protein MTSFYLTVAIKLALGLISLVFVINLTGKGNLAPSSATDQVQNFVLGAILGGTIYSSTVSILQYIVILIIWTILILLLKWLITNILFIKHLIDGKPTVIIKHGQLDPEACRSKGLSASDVALKLRSQGIFQLKEVKRAVIEQNGQLIVVRAGDENPKYPIVTDGVIQTEILDTIGKTEDWLNEELQKMGYDNISDIFIAEYDKGKINVVTY; encoded by the coding sequence ATGACATCTTTTTATCTTACTGTTGCAATTAAACTAGCTTTGGGGCTTATTTCACTCGTCTTTGTTATCAATTTAACAGGTAAAGGAAACCTAGCACCTAGCTCAGCTACTGACCAAGTACAGAACTTTGTTCTTGGTGCAATCCTCGGTGGTACAATTTATAGTAGTACCGTTTCAATCCTCCAATATATCGTGATTTTGATTATTTGGACGATTTTGATTTTACTTCTAAAATGGCTAATTACCAATATTCTCTTTATCAAACATTTGATTGACGGTAAACCAACTGTCATCATCAAACATGGTCAACTAGATCCTGAAGCTTGTCGCTCTAAAGGACTTTCAGCCTCTGATGTCGCTTTAAAATTACGTTCCCAAGGAATTTTTCAACTTAAAGAGGTTAAACGTGCAGTTATTGAACAGAACGGCCAATTGATTGTGGTTCGTGCGGGTGATGAAAATCCGAAATACCCAATCGTTACTGATGGGGTCATTCAAACAGAAATTCTTGATACTATTGGTAAAACGGAGGATTGGTTAAATGAAGAGCTTCAAAAAATGGGATATGACAACATTTCAGATATCTTCATCGCTGAATATGATAAAGGAAAGATTAATGTTGTCACTTATTAA